One window of Pleurodeles waltl isolate 20211129_DDA chromosome 3_1, aPleWal1.hap1.20221129, whole genome shotgun sequence genomic DNA carries:
- the LOC138285936 gene encoding uncharacterized protein has protein sequence MRGRREGRDELQEQEEKRCKREEENGEREEKQVKSCKRRSSEGREELQEKKRSERRAAREEEKEGSCKKRSSEERGEIQKGKKRRERRAAREEEWMNRRDARGEEKSCKRGGREEMQQGKRRAARGEKRRERRAAIAEERSSKRRRREEEKKCKRECKSGREELQEGKKTRERRAARGEGREAKGKGEKEESDEEKKRRE, from the exons ATGAGGGGAAGAAGAGAAGGGAGAGACGAGCTGCAAGAGCAGGAAGAGAAGAGATGCAAAAGGGAAGAAGAGAATGGAGAACGAGAAGAGAAGCAAGTGAAGAGCTGCAAGAGGAGAAGTAGTGAAGGGAGAGAAGAGCTGCAAGAGAAGAAGAGAAGCGAGAGAAGAGCTGCAAGAGAAGAAGAGAA AGAAGGGAGCTGCAAGAAGAGAAGTAgtgaagagagaggagagataCAAAAGGGAAAGAAGAGACGGGAGAGAAGAGCTGCAAGAGAGGAAGAATGGATGAATAGAAGAGAtgcaagaggagaagagaagagctgcaagaggggaggaagggaggaaatgcaACAGGGGAAGAGAAGAGCCGCTAGAGGGGAAAAGAGAAGGGAGAGAAGAGCTGCAATAGCGGAAGAGAGGAGCAGCAAGAGGagaagaagagaggaagagaagaaatgtaaacggGA ATGCAAGAGTGGGAGAGAAGAGCTGCAAGAGGGGAAGAAGACAAGGGAGAGAAGAGCTGCAAGAGGAGAAGGAAGAGAAGCAAAAGGGAAAGGAGAGAAGGAAGAGAGCGACGaggagaagaagagaagggaaTGA